The stretch of DNA ctggtacatttattacataaaaacCCGATCTGACTTTGTGATTTTTTACAAatcattaaatataaatataactcaAACTAAAAGAGCACATAATACACACTATACAAGCATGAATACAAATTAATGACCAAGATGTATTAAGATGACCAATTATGGAGATAAATAGGATACTATGGAACAGATATTTCTTTCCAAAGAGTATTTGTGGTGTAATTGTTTTAATGCtccatataattttttctttttagtggTAATTGTACCTCTTGATATATTACActgctgcaatattttcagtGGTGTGATATTCTTAAGGGCAACACCTAAAAATAAATGtgatgttaatttctttattcaatCCTTACAAGGCAAAATTGATTCATTATATTAACCTTCGTGTAGTGGCATTACTGAGTGAGAGACTTGGTAGACTGTTTTTTGATGtgagtattaaacaatttattgtaaGTACTAGAATGTTTCAGTACCTTCATAGATCTTTGTTAGATTTTAGCAATGGGAGATTATAAACACAGGCAAGCtcctatttctagtttttagcCCCAGCTGGTCTATGACACTgaggcaactaaacttaaaaactcTAGTATCACTACCAGAAGGTTAAGCAAACTGTTAATTTTATAGTTAACCATATTagagaatatttacaaatctgctgatgacaatacaaaatataaaattttaactacaattaCCTTTTAAATCCTTACTCTCATCAGTTTGTATTAAAATTTCTTCGTTTGGTAACTGTGCATCATTGTGTTCGgcaactaaaaagtttcataaaatAGTAACcaatttgaaaataattgttaTCTTCGTAATACTTACTACAATGGggtatctcaaatgattgaaaCATGTGTGTAGATTGTGCATCTCTACTTGTTGAAGGACTCTcaactaaaacaaaaagttaatataataatttataccatgattcacttcaagtaaaataatttttattaattacatattaggGTTACTTACTTTCGTTTACATTTGCTTCCACACTCAACATTGAAATACTTCTGGGATGTAAATTGGAAGAAGAATCTAAAATCAATCATCAATCAGTTATTTGTTCTCTAATATCAAATATTTATTGGACTCACCATACAAATGTAAGCTAGGAATTGCATTTTTATACAATTTATGGCTCCATGAAGAAACAAACTTATCTTCAAAGTGTCTGTGGCAgattcgttttgttttaaaaactgtccAGGAATTCATCATATCTAAATTAGGATTTTTTATAACACTAAGCCACTTCCTAAAtcgtataatgtctttatcaggatttggaaaggcatgtctaattgatgacgaattggtacattgtaggatacaacatttattgtgaaaaaccatatttaactaattattattaatctgcaAAATACTGTTTGAACACCGCCACGAACATTTAAAACACAGATCACTGAGGTAGGTGGtttgtaatttacaaactaatttgaggttaatgctaacaataacccagagatattaaaccaagtttagtttaatttctttgcaataataaccatCAAATTCAAATCAAAATCTGACTATATAGATGCTAATCAATTATTAGCgattgacaattataatttttagttgtGTTCTAAACCTAAACTGCAGAGTAAAGGTAAAGACAGAGTAAAGCGACATCTGAAGAAGATTTGTATCGGTACTACAAAtgacatttagtttagtttgaccttGAGCTACCTACGTGAAACGTctagttattagtggtctgtggtaGCGATCGTTCAGATGCCTCCTCGCTGATATCGTATAAATCCTCGCCTGATAGCGATTCAATATTAGAGCACGATTGACCTTGATAACTATTACATGATAACGAGCAAAACAATCCAAACTTTTTGCAACTGCATGTTGTATTGCATCCCTTTGTACAGTTTAAGGAGTTTTCACAATAATTGAGGAGTTTTTCCGGTGTAGGTGGGAGTAAAGTCGGGGTTAGTTTCCAATGTGTTGTCGATTAACTTCCAACTCCAGTCTTTTGGGTCTTGTTGATTACCAAGCTATACCTTAACTTAATAATATATATACCCAAAATAGGTGTTGATGAGCCGAAGCAGAGGTTGGAAGAGGACAAGCTAATTGCACTCGTTTTTTGTTACGAGTATCCCTTTCCAAGCGTACGTACCGTAACTTATATAAGAAGGTAACTTTTTTTGGAACTCTATAGATCGAAAGATCCTAAATCgttcttctttttaatttagttttttttctcgTACCAAACTTGATTTAAAATACTATGGTTATCTATAGAACGTGAATGTTGCTGTTTCTGATTTTTcagtaataatattttttttacactaCCTCAGCTTTAATCGTATCTGAATTTTCCCGTTATCTTCAgctgtatttttgcaaatattttttaattcgtttaatGTCTTGTTTTGGGCTAACTTGACCGGGCTAATTGAGCACATTGATATTTAAAAAACAGTATTGACTGTGCTCTTAAACAAACCATAACCATATTCATTACGAAATAATTTAATAAGTTAATTATTTTTGCTATTGtttttccttaaaaatattacaaatgttGGATATTAAAATCACAATATAACGATGGCATATAGCAATGAAAATAATCTAATAAAGAACAGTAATTACCGTTTTGAATTTCCAAttatttaatcaattttattaattaactaTTAGAATTCGTTGTTGAAAACAtcaatgtttataaataatagaAACTGGATATTTTTGGTATTAAATTGTTCATTTCAAAGAATTTGTGTTGTGTACGGAACCGAAATAATTTGGAATCGATACTGAAAGCGATTGATAGTACAAATTATAGTAACCtaaattattgttgtttttatcatGCTAAAATTTTTGTCgtgttttttacatatttaactGTCATGATCAATATTAATATCTTACATTAAATTTTggttaattcccaataaaaatagtaaatcatATTAAAATGCctcaagaaaataacttcagaacatgATACAATGTACTCGTCTTCGCTTTGAAACTTCGTaaaacgaaatttcaaagcaaaaacccTATGCAAAGATCAGAAAAAATCattcgtcaaaaataaaaacattctacacatctgactaataaataaaacaaaaaaactcaAAGTGCAAATTAATATTTTACTCAGCATCAGTGTCTGACAAGCTGTTATCATTAACTACGTTAATTATTAGTGGTTCAACTTGAGTCTCAATGATATTGTCAAGATCCCACATCTTTTGTTCGACTTTCTGCTGAACTTGCTGCATACATTTATGCCATTTTGTGGATGTATACTCGCGAATTCTTCATCAAAAAGATCTTTTATATaatgaatatttaaaactattagtATTCTTCTCCGCGATATAATTTTTTAAGTCTGCTCAAATTAACTCAATTTGATTGAGCTCACAGTGGTATGGCGGAAGCCTCAAcactatttgatttttttatgtttattcacaaTAGTCAAAATGTCGACTTTTAAAAGTAAATTTTcaaaactgatatttttttatCACAGTCAATCTTGACTATTTGCTTTTTTCGACGCCGTTGTCGGTATTTTTTCCACTCATCTTGTGTGGTACGGAGCATTAAAACTATCTGAACTGAAACAATCACTAAATTTTTGTCTAGTTTCTCTAATACCGAAAACAACTAGTCTCATTCACGTAATAAATACGACCATCATTTAGGtaagatttaattttctttaaaatattcccTTCCCCACAAAACGATCTTATCTTGTTCTAACAACATGCTCTGCCTTTCTCGTTTTTGACTCTTAAAATTAAGTGTCTTAAGATGTTTCTAAAATTCATGCACCTTCTTTATTATGGCAGTACGATCAGCTGTCTACTAAATCGATTATTGAGTTGCAAGTCCGACTAACTTTTAGGTCGAAAAGTATTtgagtatttttatattttctgagtATGTATATTATAAATACTTCGCCTGCACACACCTGACTGATGTGCAACTTTTATTACCGACTCATGTATAGTTAGAGCAGGAATTTTCTTGTATTtcacacttataaatatttaaaataatttctttcgCTTTGACATCgaattcatattttttagttatttaaaaacTAAGAACCAATTaaggaaataaaagtaaaaaaataaatacaacgatTAACAAGTAACGTTCACTAATTGCAGTTGCAACAAACTGAAAGCCAATCTTACTATAAGTAGCAACTCTAttaagttttaataatttaatagaaAGGCGGAACCTTACGCCTATGGCTTCCTACGTGTCTTAGCGTGATTCTGTTTACTCCCAGTACAtctttattttgattatattgcagttattttcacggaataaaaataattttttataattttctaaaaacaacTATCCATTCGGGTAGGAAGGGGGCACCAGACCCCTACCTACTTTTCCCCTTtaatttcgtttttgaaaaaactagGAAAAACATATTTACACGTAAAGTATGACAGATAGGCTAGTTTAGCTTGCTTTTAGGGATTTTTTTGTGATGCACATTGAATTCTTATATATGATTCTTAAAGACTACTGTTGATAATTTGATGAGattttacaaatgtgtccaaAGTTTGTGATCCTTTTGTACAATTACTATTATAATATTAGCTCTTAATTGTATTTTTTAGCCAAAACACAACAGGCTTCTTGCTTTTCGGTCTTTTTTACTAATCTTGGATTGCACATTGCAGAAAGTCCTTATGTAATCTAGCTTTGTTTTGTAGCTGTCTTGTCTGTTTGATGTGCACCCTATTAATTTCATCTGAACAAATATAAACTGATTTCAAAAATATGTTTCTGTTAAACTATTTTTGCTTAGTTAAAGTTTATTTTCGAATTTCCttagtcaaaataaacaatgattAAAATCTCAGTCAGAGAACATCTATTTTGAACGACTACATCCAATTAATGAAAGTGATTGCTATCAGAGATATA from Diabrotica undecimpunctata isolate CICGRU chromosome 4, icDiaUnde3, whole genome shotgun sequence encodes:
- the LOC140438211 gene encoding uncharacterized protein, yielding MLSVEANVNEIESPSTSRDAQSTHMFQSFEIPHCIAEHNDAQLPNEEILIQTDESKDLKGVALKNITPLKILQQCNISRGTITTKKKKLYGALKQLHHKYSLERNICSIVSYLSP